One Candidatus Binataceae bacterium genomic window, CAACGCCCAGGTGGTGTTTGTGCACATCGACGCGAGTCAGGATGCCGGCTCGACCGCTCTCACTGGCACGCATGGTACCGGCACTTCCGTGTCGTCGCTGTTCACGTTTGAGCAGACCACGACCGTCAGTGGCCCGGCCGATATCACCGATGCGACCGGAACGCCGTTTATCGCTCTGGGTAGCGGTTTTATCGCGAACGGTATCTCGGGCAGCGTGGCGCTCAACCAGGTAGCGGGTATCGCCAACCAGCAGGGTAACAACCTGTCGACGGTCGCCGAAGTGACTGGCGCCGGCGGCACGAGCGCCGGTTCGAACGCGATTGAGAACGAAGGCCGCCAGACAATCGCGAACGACGGTACGATCACTGAGCTGTTCAAGAGCGGTTCGGATTCGGCTACTATGGGTGCGGCTGCCAGTGGAACCACCTTCGGCTCGGTTTCCGGAGCGCTTGCGTTCAACCAGGCGGCTGGTACTGCTAACCAGCAGGTTAACAACATCACGCTGGGACACTAAGCCTAAGCAGCGTAATGTAATCGAGGTCGGAGGCCGCTCTCGGGCGGCCTCCGACCCGCCTCATCCTCCTGCTGAGAGCATGGGGCAACACGAAGGGAAACTGAAATATCGATGTTGCTCTGTGCCAAGCGAAGCTTCACCTGCATTGTAAGTGTTGCAACGCTGACACTTGTTGTTATTGCGGTCTCCTGTAACGACGGATCGGCCAGGACCAATGATACCGTTATGGCGGGGGTTCTGCCCGGTGGTGCGCCAATTTACACGAGCATAGAGACCTTTAAAGACCAGCGCTTCCACAATCTCGTCCCACAAGGCTATGACTTCAGTTGCGGAGCGGCCGCGCTCTCGACCGTGCTGAAGTACGAATACGGCATGAACCTCACCTCGGAAAACGAGGTTTTCCGTGCGATGTATGCGGTCGGCGATAAGAAAGCTATCCGGAAGCGAGGCTTTTCGCTGCTGGATATGGCAACATTTCTCGACACTTTGGGCTACCACGGTTTGGGCTACAAGCTGCAGCCCCAAGCGCTCTTCGATCTCAAGGTGCCGGTGATAGTTCTGCTCAACATGGCTGGCTATGAGCACTTCGTCGTAATGCGCAAAGCGAACCCAGACTACGTTTACGTTGCCGATCCCGCCTTGGGCAACCGAATCATGCCTCTTGAATCTTTTTTGAATGATTGGGTGCAACAGGTCGTCTTTGCTGTTGTAGGGCCTGGCTATATTCCGGATAATCCTTTGGCAGTCGTGGAACGGCCGCTAGGAACCAAGGAGGAGGCGCGGGTGCTGATACCACAACTCAACCCGCTCACCTTGCAACAGATGTCGATACTCAGCGTGAGCACCGGTATCAGCATTGGCCAGGGCAAATGATTTCAGGCTGTTTCACGTGCGTAGCGGGTGGGAGGCATCTATGAAGTTAGTAATCCTGGGCGGCGGTGCGGCGCTCGCGGCGATCCTGGCGATCAGCGGCGGAGCGCGGGTCGCATCGGCCGCGATGCCGGACCTTGGCCTGACTGCGGCAGAAGCTCAACCGATCAGTGACAGCGAACTCGGCGGAATGCGGGGAAAATTCGTTCCGAGCAACGGCTCAATTATTTTTTTCGGCATCACCGCGGAGAGCACGCTGCAGGCGTCGGACGGCACTACCGAGACAGCGGGCTACACGATTGGCGTCAACTTCAAGAATGGGCAGCCGACCTCGGTGATCTCCGAAACTCTCACCTCGCAACAGGCCGGGACTGGAACCTCCTCGACTCCGACCGGCGGCATCGCCATCTCGGTGCCACCCAACAATCTGACCGGGGGCGTTGAGCAGACGGTCCAAATCAGTGGCTCGGATAACCAGGGACACAACGTAGCCGTGGTCGATTTGGCCTCGACCGGTGCGGGTACTCAGGGCACCGGCTTCCCAGCCAGCACGCCGTGCACCGGCTGCAAGGTTTCTACGGACAACAATGGAATCGAGGTTAGCGTCGATATGCCGGGCGTCGGCGTAGCCGATCAGCAAATCGGAAACGGATCGATTCAGCAGGCGGTCAATCTCGATGCGAACCTCACGAGCGCGGTGAACACATTGTCGTTGCAAGTCCAGACCGAGCCGGGGGTGGGGAGCGAAGCCGGGTTGAGCGGGATACTTCAGAGTCTGCCGGTTCTGTTTCATTGAGATACGAAGCGTAACCGGTCACGCCAGATTGTATAGGCGAGAACCAATCGGTAACGCAGCGGTGGCGGGCTGGGGGTGCGGGGTGCGGCAAAGCAGCAAGGGGCAGGTCGGATGCTAAGAACGTTCGTGCGGAATAGGGGCATTGCGCTCGCGATTGGGGTAGCTGGCGCGATACCGATGCTGGCCGGATCGGCTTTTTCTCAAACCAGTCCAGCCACAACCTCAAATGCCGACCAGATCCTTGAGCAGCGCAGTCAACAGCTCGAAGAGCAACTTGTCGAAGAACGGCAGCGGATGCAGGCGATGGAGAATCAGCTCCGCGACCTGCAGACCGCCATTCATGCCAAGACTGGCAGGAAAGCCGTCCCTGGTGAGGCTGCTGTAACTCCGCCGGGCCACACCGGATCGTTCGTCGTGGCTCAGCCTGCTGCGGGGGCCACCCCAGCGGCCGGCGGAGCCGCCGCCACACCGGAAGTGCAAGCTTCGAGCGGCTCGCGAAAAACCCCGGCGGTACCGATCAGCGTCCAGGCCGCCTATCTGCAGCAGAATGCGCTGTTTCGCCCCGGTCTTACCTTCTATCCCCAGTTCACTTACGCCTATTCCGACAACAGGGATGTCGTGCTCAACGGCTTCCTTGCGTTCAATTCGATCTTCCTCGGCGATATCAGTGTCCAGCGCACGGAATCGAATATCTTCCAATGGAATCCGCAGATCTATTATGCGTTCACGCGCAATTTTGAATTGAACGTCAGCGTTCCCTACCTGTTCGAATGGACGTCTTTCAAATCACAGGGCGTTCAATTCTCAACCGCGAACGAATCTCAGGCCACGGTTAACAAATGGGGGCTCGGCGACGTCGGCGGCGGCTTCTACTGGCAGTTACTGAACCAACACGGATGGTTCCCGAATCTGATCTGGAATACTCAGTTCTCCGCGCCGACCGGTACCAGTCCATACGGAATCAAGCTGATCACCGATCCCAGCAATACTAACCTCAAGTTTCCGAATAATCTTCCGACCGGCAAGGGCACTTGGGGTGTATCGAGCGGCTTCTCGATCATCCGCGAGCTCGACCCTATCGTGCTCTTCGGCAGCGGCCAGTTCTTCTACGAGTTCGATCAGCACGTTAATGACATCAGCACCGTCGAAAACCAGAGAACGCCCGGCACCGTCGCACCGGGCAATGCGCTCAGTTACACGCTCGGCGGAACGCTTGCGCTCAACGAGCGCTTCAGCGTGATGGCTGAAGTACAGGACTTGATCACGAATTCGTCCCAGGTCAGAGCCACGGGTGGAGGATCGTGGAACACGATACCCGAGAGCAGCACCAACGCCGCGCAGTTTATATTCGGGGCAACCTGGGCCGCGACGCATAACTTGTTTCCGTATATCCAGGCCGGCATCGGCGCGACTGAATCCGCGCCAAACTATCAGATCAGCCTCTACGTACCCTACTACTTCAATTTCTAGGCTGGCGACGGACGTTCAACTGGTTTAACGAGACATAGCGGGATCCTGATCCGACCTGCAGGTCCCGCCGCGTCTCGTGTCAGGAGTAGCACTATGCAATCCGTTTCCGCGCATAAGTATGCACCAACCCGCATCGTCGGCGGAGTATTCCTCGTTGTAGGAGTTGGGCTCCTTTTGGGAGCGTCAATAGCCTCGCAACCGGCACGAAATCCGATCCAACCGCAGCGCGCTGTGCGTCCCGCAATCGCATCCGCAGCGCCGGTAAGTCAGCATGCCGCGATACTCAGTTCGTACGGCAAGCTGCCGCTGGGATTCGAAGCCAACAATGGACAGACCGATCGCTCAGTTCGGTACCTGGCGCACAATGGCCCGGTATCTGTTTTTCTCACTCGCGATGGCGCGATTATTTCAATCAGCCGGCAGGATACGACGCCCGGCAGAACCAAGGGGTCTGTCGATCCGCGTCCCGGGCTGAGAATGCTCGCGCGCGATTCTCGCGCGGTGCGCACAGCCGCGTTCAAAGTCTCATTTGAAGGTTCCGCCAGGCGTCCGACGCTGGCCGCGACCGATCGCCTTCCCGGCACGACTAACTATTTGATTGGAAACGATCGATCGAAGTGGCATACGGGGATCAATTCCTTTGGACGGGTCAAGTATGAATCCGTCTATCCCGGAATTGATCTGGCTTTCTACGGCACCAATGGACGACTCGAGTACGACATCGATATAGCCCCTGGCGCCGACCCGAGTGCGGTGAAGATGAAGTTCGATGGCGCCGATTCACTGCGGCTCGATCGCGACGGAAATCTCATTGCCAGCGTGGGCGGTGAGCGTGGCGTTATCGGCAAGCCGGTGGCCTACCAGGCCGATGGCGCCGAGCGCCGGCCGGTGAAAGCAAGCTACGTCCTGAGCGACAAATCGAAAGTGACCGTTGCTCTGGGCGACTACGATCATACCAAGCCATTGGTCATCGATCCCTCGATACTCTATTCGACCTTTCTCGGCGGTACGATCGCCGAGGTTCAGGCGATTGCCGTCGATCCAACGGGCAATGCTTATATCACCGGATGGACCTGCTGCGGCAGCAATTTTCCACTGCTGGGCGGCGTGCAGAAGCAGCTGAACGGTATCGACAACGCGTTCGTGACCAAGCTGAATGTTACGGGCGCGCTCGTTTATTCGACCTACCTCGGCGGAAGCCAGACTGATGTCGCAACCGGTATCGCGTTCGATACCGCCGGCGACACTTACATCAGTGGGTACACGGACTCGGCGAATTTCCCGGTAACGTCGGGCGGCGGCAGCCTGAGCGGCGGATTCGACGCGTTCCTGACGTCGCTGAATCCAGCCGGCAACTCGATTCGCTATTCGATGTATCTCGGCGGCAGCGGCGATGATCTCGGCATGGGCGTCGCGGCGGAGCCGGGCGGCACCGCATATATTACCGGGCAAACGTTTTCCGACGATTTCCCGACTACGATCAGCAATGCGTACCAGACCGAGAATCCAAGTAATGGCGTTGTCAGTTCCGGCTTCCTGACCCGGATTGATCCCCCCACGACTACGGGTGGTTCGCCGACGATGTCCTATTCGACATACTTCGGCGGCCCCGCCCCAAGCGCAAACACGCCGACCGGCGTGACCTTCCTGAACGGAGCGGCTTACGGTGGTGTAACCGGCACGGTCTGGGTGGCAGGCGGCGGCGGCGGATCGGCGCCAGTGACTATCCCGCAGTTCGGCGGAATACTCGATGCGATCGTTGCGACCTTCGACACGACCAAGGCGTCATCACAGTCGCTGATTTTCTCGCGCTTTCTCGGCGGCAGCAGTATCGATGTGGCGACGGGTATTGCGACGGGATCGAACTGCACAGTTCCGTGCGCGGCTACCGTGGGCGGATATACGTTCTCGGCGGACCTGCCAAATTCCAGAAGTGCATTCGGCGGTCTGGAAGATGGATTCATCGCGAAGATTGATTCGCGCAGCGGTATCAACAGCATCAACTATATAGGCACCACCGGTTTTGACGACGCATTCGCGGTCGGCATGGACTCGTCGGGGCAGCAATATATCGGCGGCACCACCTTCCGCGTATCGGAGGCCAGTCAAACCGAGCCGCTGCAGCCGACGCCCGCGATCAACGGCGGGCTGTTTACCAGCACCACCAATAGCCAGACCTTCTCGATTATATCCGATGCGGGTTGGAAATCGACTTTTGGCTCAGTGAGTCCCCAAGCGCTTGCGATCGATAACACAATCCCGACCAATCAAATTCCCAGCGGCACGATAATCTATGCGGGCACCAATACGATGGGCCTGTACCGCAGCACCGACCTGGGCAAGACGTTTTTCTCCGTGACGACCTTTCTCAGCGCTCAGGTGTCGGCGATCGCGATCGCCAAGACGTTCGGCCATACCGGACCGCAACCAGTCTACGTAACCGCTAATAATCAGCTCTATACCTCCGGGGATGGCGGGCAATCGTTCGGAGCCATAAGCTCGCTGCCCGCTGGCTCCGGCTTGCCGGCTAATTCTTACTGGGTTGCGTCGGACCTGACCGGCGGCCTCATTTCGAATCCCGGGTCACCAAGTTCCAACGTGCTGGTATGGCAAGGCAACAAGAATGGGTTCTATATCAGCACCAACCAGGGCGCGACCTTTGCGGCCTCGACCGGCATCGCGGGAGCGGGGCAGCGTACGCAAGTCTTTTCCGGCATCGAGGATGTGAAGCACGCCATCCTTTATATCGGTACCGACAAGGGAATCTTTGTCAGTACTGACTCCGGGTTTACATTCGCGCCGACCAACGTCAATTCCGACGTCATCCTGTCGATGGCGATCGATACCACTACCACCCCATACACCGTATATGCCGGCACGTTCGGAGACGGCGTGATCGCCAGCAATGATGGTTTCATCAATAATCTGCGGCAAACGGCGGTCGTGCCGAACTCGGTTTTCAACTACGTCGCGGTGGATGACGCAAGCTCGAATCCGGCCATTGTTTACGCAGGTGTGGGCGACAATCAGCGCATGGGTACGCTCTGGAAGAGCTCCAACGCGGCTGCCACCTTCAGCCGTATCGATTCGGCCAGTCAGCCGTGCTGCATGTTCCCGCTCGCGGTGACAAACGGCAAGTTGTTCGCGGGCAATTATCGCGAGTCAGATGGGTACTTCTACATTCTTCAGTCGAGCGGGAGTTTCAAATTCGCGTCGTCGCTCGGCGGAGGAAATTACGACGAAATCACCGGAATCGGCGCCAGCAGCAATGGCGATACTTTCCTTGCCGGGCTGACATTTTCAAGCGACTTCCCACTCTTGAACCCGGCGCAAAAGAAGTTCGGCAACACCTCGACGGCGCCGATCGTGAACGGATTCGCAACTCGGCTGGGATTTACCAGTACCGG contains:
- a CDS encoding SBBP repeat-containing protein produces the protein MQSVSAHKYAPTRIVGGVFLVVGVGLLLGASIASQPARNPIQPQRAVRPAIASAAPVSQHAAILSSYGKLPLGFEANNGQTDRSVRYLAHNGPVSVFLTRDGAIISISRQDTTPGRTKGSVDPRPGLRMLARDSRAVRTAAFKVSFEGSARRPTLAATDRLPGTTNYLIGNDRSKWHTGINSFGRVKYESVYPGIDLAFYGTNGRLEYDIDIAPGADPSAVKMKFDGADSLRLDRDGNLIASVGGERGVIGKPVAYQADGAERRPVKASYVLSDKSKVTVALGDYDHTKPLVIDPSILYSTFLGGTIAEVQAIAVDPTGNAYITGWTCCGSNFPLLGGVQKQLNGIDNAFVTKLNVTGALVYSTYLGGSQTDVATGIAFDTAGDTYISGYTDSANFPVTSGGGSLSGGFDAFLTSLNPAGNSIRYSMYLGGSGDDLGMGVAAEPGGTAYITGQTFSDDFPTTISNAYQTENPSNGVVSSGFLTRIDPPTTTGGSPTMSYSTYFGGPAPSANTPTGVTFLNGAAYGGVTGTVWVAGGGGGSAPVTIPQFGGILDAIVATFDTTKASSQSLIFSRFLGGSSIDVATGIATGSNCTVPCAATVGGYTFSADLPNSRSAFGGLEDGFIAKIDSRSGINSINYIGTTGFDDAFAVGMDSSGQQYIGGTTFRVSEASQTEPLQPTPAINGGLFTSTTNSQTFSIISDAGWKSTFGSVSPQALAIDNTIPTNQIPSGTIIYAGTNTMGLYRSTDLGKTFFSVTTFLSAQVSAIAIAKTFGHTGPQPVYVTANNQLYTSGDGGQSFGAISSLPAGSGLPANSYWVASDLTGGLISNPGSPSSNVLVWQGNKNGFYISTNQGATFAASTGIAGAGQRTQVFSGIEDVKHAILYIGTDKGIFVSTDSGFTFAPTNVNSDVILSMAIDTTTTPYTVYAGTFGDGVIASNDGFINNLRQTAVVPNSVFNYVAVDDASSNPAIVYAGVGDNQRMGTLWKSSNAAATFSRIDSASQPCCMFPLAVTNGKLFAGNYRESDGYFYILQSSGSFKFASSLGGGNYDEITGIGASSNGDTFLAGLTFSSDFPLLNPAQKKFGNTSTAPIVNGFATRLGFTSTGKVTAPTQTGFAGKIKLRTVSKPLTVTVQNTGTGPLVLGYLRVQGGDNFDFVIIPNVTTVKGLLPCAAGGTLAAKGKCGVELEFKPLSPGQRVSTLLLPSNASNGTQGDLLVGQGTS
- a CDS encoding C39 family peptidase; the protein is MAGVLPGGAPIYTSIETFKDQRFHNLVPQGYDFSCGAAALSTVLKYEYGMNLTSENEVFRAMYAVGDKKAIRKRGFSLLDMATFLDTLGYHGLGYKLQPQALFDLKVPVIVLLNMAGYEHFVVMRKANPDYVYVADPALGNRIMPLESFLNDWVQQVVFAVVGPGYIPDNPLAVVERPLGTKEEARVLIPQLNPLTLQQMSILSVSTGISIGQGK